A genomic segment from Saimiri boliviensis isolate mSaiBol1 chromosome 14, mSaiBol1.pri, whole genome shotgun sequence encodes:
- the PLEKHA4 gene encoding pleckstrin homology domain-containing family A member 4 isoform X10, producing MEGSRPRSSLSLASSVSTISSLSSLSPKKPTRPVNKVHAFGKRGNALRRDPNLPVHIRGWLHKQDSSGLRLWKRRWFVLSGHCLFYYKDSREESVLGSVLLPSYNIRPDGPGAPRGRRFTFTAEHPGMRTYVLAADTLEDLRGWLRALGRASRAEGDDCGQPRSPARPQPGEGPGGPGGPPEVSRGEEGRISESPEVARLSRGRGRPRLVTPSPTTDLQPGLQIRRARSPDLFTPLSRPPSPLSLPRPRSAPARRPPAPSGDTVRPHTPLSRIDVRPPLDWSSQRQTLSRPPTPRRGPPSEAGGGKPPRSPQHWSQEPRTQAPSDSSTYLQLPPRPPGTQASLVLLPGPPLESTFHQSLETDTLLTKLCGQDRLLRRLQEEIDQRQEEKEQLEAALELTRQQLGQATREAGAPGRAWGRQRLLQDRLVSVRAALCHLTQERERVWEKYSGLEQELGTLRETLEYLLHLGSPQDRVSAQQQLWMVEDTLAGLSGPQKPPPHTEPDSPSPVLQGEESSERESLPESLELSSPRSPETDWGRPPGGDKDLSSPPLVPFCIPRYWVSKGLPGFQP from the exons AAGCCCACCCGGCCAGTAAACAAGGTCCATGCCTTTGGGAAGAGAGGCAATGCCCTGAGGAGGGACCCCAACCTGCCCGTGCACATCCGCGGCTGGCTTCACAAGCAG GACAGCTCGGGGCTCCGTCTCTGGAAACGCCGCTGGTTCGTCCTCTCCGGACACTGCCTCTTTTATTACAAGG ACAGCCGTGAGGAAAGCGTCCTGGGCAGCGTCCTGCTCCCCAGCTACAATATTAGGCCAGATGGGCCGGGAGCCCCCCGAGGGCGGCGCTTCACCTTCACC GCGGAGCATCCGGGCATGAGGACCTACGTTTTGGCCGCTGACACCTTAGAAGACCTGCGGGGCTGGCTACGGGCGCTGGGCCGGGCCTCCCGAGCGGAGGGGGACGACTG TGGGCAACCCAGGTCACCCGCACGTCCCCAGCCCGGGGAGGGCCCTGGCGGCCCCGGTGGTCCCCCAGAGGTGAGCAGAGGGGAAGAGGGGCGCATCTCTGAATCACCGGAGGTGGCTCGACTCTCCAGAGGTCGTGGTAGACCCAGGCTGGTCACTCCCAGCCCCAcaactgacctccagcctggacTCCAGATCCGGAGGGCGAGGAGCCCGGA TCTGTTCACCCCACTCTCTCGCCCTCCCTCACCTCTCAGTCTCCCCCGTCCCCGTTCTGCTCCTGCGCGGCGACCCCCTGCCCCCTCAGGAGACACAGTACGGCCTCACACCCCGCTGAGTCGCATCGACGTCCGGCCTCCTCTGGATTGGAGCTCCCAACGCCAGACCCTCTCCCGGCCCCCCACTCCCCGCCGAGGACCTCCctctgaggctggaggaggaaAGCCCCCCAGGAGTCCCCAGCACTGGAGTCAGGAGCCCAGAACACAG GCTCCCTCTGACTCCTCCACTTATCTCCAGCTCCCTCCGCGGCCCCCAGGGACCCAGGCCTCCCTGGTCTTATTG cCAGGTCCTCCCCTGGAGTCAACTTTCCACCAAAGCTTGGAGACAGAT ACGCTGCTGACCAAGTTGTGCGGTCAGGACCGGCTCCTTCGGAGGCTGCAGGAGGAGATAGaccagaggcaggaggagaag GAGCAGCTAGAAGCAGCCCTGGAGTTGACCCGGCAGCAGCTAGGCCAAGCCACCAGGGAGGCGGGGGCTCCCGGGAGGGCCTGGGGCCGCCAGCGCCTCCTGCAGGACAGGCTGGTCAGTGTGAGGGCTGCCCTCTGTCACCTGACTCAG GAGCGAGAGAGGGTTTGGGAAAAGTACAGTGGCCTGGAGCAGGAGCTGGGCACCTTAAGAGAGACTCTGGAGTATCTGCTGCACCTCGGTTCTCCCCAG GACAGAGTGTCTGCTCAGCAGCAGCTGTGGATGGTGGAAGACACGCTGGCAGGTCTGAGTGGCCCCCAAAAACCGCCCCCACACACCGAGCCTGACTCCCCATCTCCTGTGCTCCAGGGCGAGGAGTCCTCAGAGAGGGAG AGCCTACCTGAGTCCTTGGAACTAAGCTCCCCTCGGTCCCCTGAGACTGACTGGGGGCGGCCTCCTGGAGGTGACAAAGACCTCTCCAGCCCTCCCTTAG TCCCAttctgtattcctaggtactggGTCTCCAAGGGTCTCCCAGGCTTCCAGCCCTGA
- the PLEKHA4 gene encoding pleckstrin homology domain-containing family A member 4 isoform X1: protein MEGSRPRSSLSLASSVSTISSLSSLSPKKPTRPVNKVHAFGKRGNALRRDPNLPVHIRGWLHKQDSSGLRLWKRRWFVLSGHCLFYYKDSREESVLGSVLLPSYNIRPDGPGAPRGRRFTFTAEHPGMRTYVLAADTLEDLRGWLRALGRASRAEGDDCGQPRSPARPQPGEGPGGPGGPPEVSRGEEGRISESPEVARLSRGRGRPRLVTPSPTTDLQPGLQIRRARSPDLFTPLSRPPSPLSLPRPRSAPARRPPAPSGDTVRPHTPLSRIDVRPPLDWSSQRQTLSRPPTPRRGPPSEAGGGKPPRSPQHWSQEPRTQAPSDSSTYLQLPPRPPGTQASLVLLPGPPLESTFHQSLETDTLLTKLCGQDRLLRRLQEEIDQRQEEKEQLEAALELTRQQLGQATREAGAPGRAWGRQRLLQDRLVSVRAALCHLTQERERVWEKYSGLEQELGTLRETLEYLLHLGSPQDRVSAQQQLWMVEDTLAGLSGPQKPPPHTEPDSPSPVLQGEESSERESLPESLELSSPRSPETDWGRPPGGDKDLSSPPLGTGSPRVSQASSPEGRHLPSPQLGTKAPVARPRMSAQEQLERMRRNQECGRPLPRPTSPLLLTLGRTLSPARRQPDTEQRPVVGHSGAQKWLRSSGSWSSPKNSTPYLPTSEGHRERVLSLSQALATEASQWHKMMTGGNLDSQGDPLPRVSLPPSDPTRQETPPPRSPLVANSGSTGFFRRGSGRGGGPARWGPTWEAGIAPPVLPQDEGAWPLRVTLLQSSF, encoded by the exons AAGCCCACCCGGCCAGTAAACAAGGTCCATGCCTTTGGGAAGAGAGGCAATGCCCTGAGGAGGGACCCCAACCTGCCCGTGCACATCCGCGGCTGGCTTCACAAGCAG GACAGCTCGGGGCTCCGTCTCTGGAAACGCCGCTGGTTCGTCCTCTCCGGACACTGCCTCTTTTATTACAAGG ACAGCCGTGAGGAAAGCGTCCTGGGCAGCGTCCTGCTCCCCAGCTACAATATTAGGCCAGATGGGCCGGGAGCCCCCCGAGGGCGGCGCTTCACCTTCACC GCGGAGCATCCGGGCATGAGGACCTACGTTTTGGCCGCTGACACCTTAGAAGACCTGCGGGGCTGGCTACGGGCGCTGGGCCGGGCCTCCCGAGCGGAGGGGGACGACTG TGGGCAACCCAGGTCACCCGCACGTCCCCAGCCCGGGGAGGGCCCTGGCGGCCCCGGTGGTCCCCCAGAGGTGAGCAGAGGGGAAGAGGGGCGCATCTCTGAATCACCGGAGGTGGCTCGACTCTCCAGAGGTCGTGGTAGACCCAGGCTGGTCACTCCCAGCCCCAcaactgacctccagcctggacTCCAGATCCGGAGGGCGAGGAGCCCGGA TCTGTTCACCCCACTCTCTCGCCCTCCCTCACCTCTCAGTCTCCCCCGTCCCCGTTCTGCTCCTGCGCGGCGACCCCCTGCCCCCTCAGGAGACACAGTACGGCCTCACACCCCGCTGAGTCGCATCGACGTCCGGCCTCCTCTGGATTGGAGCTCCCAACGCCAGACCCTCTCCCGGCCCCCCACTCCCCGCCGAGGACCTCCctctgaggctggaggaggaaAGCCCCCCAGGAGTCCCCAGCACTGGAGTCAGGAGCCCAGAACACAG GCTCCCTCTGACTCCTCCACTTATCTCCAGCTCCCTCCGCGGCCCCCAGGGACCCAGGCCTCCCTGGTCTTATTG cCAGGTCCTCCCCTGGAGTCAACTTTCCACCAAAGCTTGGAGACAGAT ACGCTGCTGACCAAGTTGTGCGGTCAGGACCGGCTCCTTCGGAGGCTGCAGGAGGAGATAGaccagaggcaggaggagaag GAGCAGCTAGAAGCAGCCCTGGAGTTGACCCGGCAGCAGCTAGGCCAAGCCACCAGGGAGGCGGGGGCTCCCGGGAGGGCCTGGGGCCGCCAGCGCCTCCTGCAGGACAGGCTGGTCAGTGTGAGGGCTGCCCTCTGTCACCTGACTCAG GAGCGAGAGAGGGTTTGGGAAAAGTACAGTGGCCTGGAGCAGGAGCTGGGCACCTTAAGAGAGACTCTGGAGTATCTGCTGCACCTCGGTTCTCCCCAG GACAGAGTGTCTGCTCAGCAGCAGCTGTGGATGGTGGAAGACACGCTGGCAGGTCTGAGTGGCCCCCAAAAACCGCCCCCACACACCGAGCCTGACTCCCCATCTCCTGTGCTCCAGGGCGAGGAGTCCTCAGAGAGGGAG AGCCTACCTGAGTCCTTGGAACTAAGCTCCCCTCGGTCCCCTGAGACTGACTGGGGGCGGCCTCCTGGAGGTGACAAAGACCTCTCCAGCCCTCCCTTAG gtactggGTCTCCAAGGGTCTCCCAGGCTTCCAGCCCTGAGGGTCGCCACCTCCCTTCCCCACAGCTGGGAACTAAG GCCCCGGTGGCCCGGCCCCGGATGAGTGCCCAGGAGCAGCTGGAGCGGATGCGAAGAAACCAGGAATGTGGACGGCCCCTCCCTCGCCCGACCTCCCCCCTACTCCTCACCCTGGGGAGGACACTGTCCCCAGCCAGACGCCAGCCTGACACAGAGCAAAGG CCTGTCGTAGGACATTCTGGAGCTCAGAAATGGCTCAGAAGCTCTGGGTCCTGGAGTAG tCCGAAGAACAGCACCCCTTACTTGCCGACTTCCGAAGGCCACCGGGAGCGAGTTCTCAGCCTCTCCCAGGCCCTGGCTACTGAGGCGTCGCAGTGGCACAAAATGATGACGG GTGGAAATTTGGACTCCCAGGGAGACCCTCTCCCACGTGTGTCGCTGCCTCCGTCGGACCCCACGCGCCAGGAGACCCCTCCCCCTAGATCTCCCCTGGTGGCTAATTCGGGTTCCACCGGGTTCTTTCGCAGAGGCAGTGGACGTGGCGGAGGCCCCGCCCGCTGGGGACCCACGTGGGAAGCCGGGATCGCCCCTCCGGTCCTGCCCCAAGACGAGGGGGCGTGGCCTTTGCGCGTCACTCTTCTGCAGTCCAGCTTTTAA
- the PLEKHA4 gene encoding pleckstrin homology domain-containing family A member 4 isoform X6, which translates to MEGSRPRSSLSLASSVSTISSLSSLSPKKPTRPVNKVHAFGKRGNALRRDPNLPVHIRGWLHKQDSSGLRLWKRRWFVLSGHCLFYYKDSREESVLGSVLLPSYNIRPDGPGAPRGRRFTFTAEHPGMRTYVLAADTLEDLRGWLRALGRASRAEGDDCGQPRSPARPQPGEGPGGPGGPPEVSRGEEGRISESPEVARLSRGRGRPRLVTPSPTTDLQPGLQIRRARSPDLFTPLSRPPSPLSLPRPRSAPARRPPAPSGDTVRPHTPLSRIDVRPPLDWSSQRQTLSRPPTPRRGPPSEAGGGKPPRSPQHWSQEPRTQAPSDSSTYLQLPPRPPGTQASLVLLPGPPLESTFHQSLETDTLLTKLCGQDRLLRRLQEEIDQRQEEKEQLEAALELTRQQLGQATREAGAPGRAWGRQRLLQDRLVSVRAALCHLTQERERVWEKYSGLEQELGTLRETLEYLLHLGSPQDRVSAQQQLWMVEDTLAGLSGPQKPPPHTEPDSPSPVLQGEESSERESLPESLELSSPRSPETDWGRPPGGDKDLSSPPLGTGSPRVSQASSPEGRHLPSPQLGTKAPVARPRMSAQEQLERMRRNQECGRPLPRPTSPLLLTLGRTLSPARRQPDTEQRSEEQHPLLADFRRPPGASSQPLPGPGY; encoded by the exons AAGCCCACCCGGCCAGTAAACAAGGTCCATGCCTTTGGGAAGAGAGGCAATGCCCTGAGGAGGGACCCCAACCTGCCCGTGCACATCCGCGGCTGGCTTCACAAGCAG GACAGCTCGGGGCTCCGTCTCTGGAAACGCCGCTGGTTCGTCCTCTCCGGACACTGCCTCTTTTATTACAAGG ACAGCCGTGAGGAAAGCGTCCTGGGCAGCGTCCTGCTCCCCAGCTACAATATTAGGCCAGATGGGCCGGGAGCCCCCCGAGGGCGGCGCTTCACCTTCACC GCGGAGCATCCGGGCATGAGGACCTACGTTTTGGCCGCTGACACCTTAGAAGACCTGCGGGGCTGGCTACGGGCGCTGGGCCGGGCCTCCCGAGCGGAGGGGGACGACTG TGGGCAACCCAGGTCACCCGCACGTCCCCAGCCCGGGGAGGGCCCTGGCGGCCCCGGTGGTCCCCCAGAGGTGAGCAGAGGGGAAGAGGGGCGCATCTCTGAATCACCGGAGGTGGCTCGACTCTCCAGAGGTCGTGGTAGACCCAGGCTGGTCACTCCCAGCCCCAcaactgacctccagcctggacTCCAGATCCGGAGGGCGAGGAGCCCGGA TCTGTTCACCCCACTCTCTCGCCCTCCCTCACCTCTCAGTCTCCCCCGTCCCCGTTCTGCTCCTGCGCGGCGACCCCCTGCCCCCTCAGGAGACACAGTACGGCCTCACACCCCGCTGAGTCGCATCGACGTCCGGCCTCCTCTGGATTGGAGCTCCCAACGCCAGACCCTCTCCCGGCCCCCCACTCCCCGCCGAGGACCTCCctctgaggctggaggaggaaAGCCCCCCAGGAGTCCCCAGCACTGGAGTCAGGAGCCCAGAACACAG GCTCCCTCTGACTCCTCCACTTATCTCCAGCTCCCTCCGCGGCCCCCAGGGACCCAGGCCTCCCTGGTCTTATTG cCAGGTCCTCCCCTGGAGTCAACTTTCCACCAAAGCTTGGAGACAGAT ACGCTGCTGACCAAGTTGTGCGGTCAGGACCGGCTCCTTCGGAGGCTGCAGGAGGAGATAGaccagaggcaggaggagaag GAGCAGCTAGAAGCAGCCCTGGAGTTGACCCGGCAGCAGCTAGGCCAAGCCACCAGGGAGGCGGGGGCTCCCGGGAGGGCCTGGGGCCGCCAGCGCCTCCTGCAGGACAGGCTGGTCAGTGTGAGGGCTGCCCTCTGTCACCTGACTCAG GAGCGAGAGAGGGTTTGGGAAAAGTACAGTGGCCTGGAGCAGGAGCTGGGCACCTTAAGAGAGACTCTGGAGTATCTGCTGCACCTCGGTTCTCCCCAG GACAGAGTGTCTGCTCAGCAGCAGCTGTGGATGGTGGAAGACACGCTGGCAGGTCTGAGTGGCCCCCAAAAACCGCCCCCACACACCGAGCCTGACTCCCCATCTCCTGTGCTCCAGGGCGAGGAGTCCTCAGAGAGGGAG AGCCTACCTGAGTCCTTGGAACTAAGCTCCCCTCGGTCCCCTGAGACTGACTGGGGGCGGCCTCCTGGAGGTGACAAAGACCTCTCCAGCCCTCCCTTAG gtactggGTCTCCAAGGGTCTCCCAGGCTTCCAGCCCTGAGGGTCGCCACCTCCCTTCCCCACAGCTGGGAACTAAG GCCCCGGTGGCCCGGCCCCGGATGAGTGCCCAGGAGCAGCTGGAGCGGATGCGAAGAAACCAGGAATGTGGACGGCCCCTCCCTCGCCCGACCTCCCCCCTACTCCTCACCCTGGGGAGGACACTGTCCCCAGCCAGACGCCAGCCTGACACAGAGCAAAGG tCCGAAGAACAGCACCCCTTACTTGCCGACTTCCGAAGGCCACCGGGAGCGAGTTCTCAGCCTCTCCCAGGCCCTGGCTACTGA
- the PLEKHA4 gene encoding pleckstrin homology domain-containing family A member 4 isoform X9, translating to MEGSRPRSSLSLASSVSTISSLSSLSPKKPTRPVNKVHAFGKRGNALRRDPNLPVHIRGWLHKQDSSGLRLWKRRWFVLSGHCLFYYKDSREESVLGSVLLPSYNIRPDGPGAPRGRRFTFTAEHPGMRTYVLAADTLEDLRGWLRALGRASRAEGDDCGQPRSPARPQPGEGPGGPGGPPEVSRGEEGRISESPEVARLSRGRGRPRLVTPSPTTDLQPGLQIRRARSPDLFTPLSRPPSPLSLPRPRSAPARRPPAPSGDTVRPHTPLSRIDVRPPLDWSSQRQTLSRPPTPRRGPPSEAGGGKPPRSPQHWSQEPRTQAPSDSSTYLQLPPRPPGTQASLVLLPGPPLESTFHQSLETDTLLTKLCGQDRLLRRLQEEIDQRQEEKEQLEAALELTRQQLGQATREAGAPGRAWGRQRLLQDRLVSVRAALCHLTQERERVWEKYSGLEQELGTLRETLEYLLHLGSPQDRVSAQQQLWMVEDTLAGLSGPQKPPPHTEPDSPSPVLQGEESSERESLPESLELSSPRSPETDWGRPPGGDKDLSSPPLGTGSPRVSQASSPEGRHLPSPQLGTKSEEQHPLLADFRRPPGASSQPLPGPGY from the exons AAGCCCACCCGGCCAGTAAACAAGGTCCATGCCTTTGGGAAGAGAGGCAATGCCCTGAGGAGGGACCCCAACCTGCCCGTGCACATCCGCGGCTGGCTTCACAAGCAG GACAGCTCGGGGCTCCGTCTCTGGAAACGCCGCTGGTTCGTCCTCTCCGGACACTGCCTCTTTTATTACAAGG ACAGCCGTGAGGAAAGCGTCCTGGGCAGCGTCCTGCTCCCCAGCTACAATATTAGGCCAGATGGGCCGGGAGCCCCCCGAGGGCGGCGCTTCACCTTCACC GCGGAGCATCCGGGCATGAGGACCTACGTTTTGGCCGCTGACACCTTAGAAGACCTGCGGGGCTGGCTACGGGCGCTGGGCCGGGCCTCCCGAGCGGAGGGGGACGACTG TGGGCAACCCAGGTCACCCGCACGTCCCCAGCCCGGGGAGGGCCCTGGCGGCCCCGGTGGTCCCCCAGAGGTGAGCAGAGGGGAAGAGGGGCGCATCTCTGAATCACCGGAGGTGGCTCGACTCTCCAGAGGTCGTGGTAGACCCAGGCTGGTCACTCCCAGCCCCAcaactgacctccagcctggacTCCAGATCCGGAGGGCGAGGAGCCCGGA TCTGTTCACCCCACTCTCTCGCCCTCCCTCACCTCTCAGTCTCCCCCGTCCCCGTTCTGCTCCTGCGCGGCGACCCCCTGCCCCCTCAGGAGACACAGTACGGCCTCACACCCCGCTGAGTCGCATCGACGTCCGGCCTCCTCTGGATTGGAGCTCCCAACGCCAGACCCTCTCCCGGCCCCCCACTCCCCGCCGAGGACCTCCctctgaggctggaggaggaaAGCCCCCCAGGAGTCCCCAGCACTGGAGTCAGGAGCCCAGAACACAG GCTCCCTCTGACTCCTCCACTTATCTCCAGCTCCCTCCGCGGCCCCCAGGGACCCAGGCCTCCCTGGTCTTATTG cCAGGTCCTCCCCTGGAGTCAACTTTCCACCAAAGCTTGGAGACAGAT ACGCTGCTGACCAAGTTGTGCGGTCAGGACCGGCTCCTTCGGAGGCTGCAGGAGGAGATAGaccagaggcaggaggagaag GAGCAGCTAGAAGCAGCCCTGGAGTTGACCCGGCAGCAGCTAGGCCAAGCCACCAGGGAGGCGGGGGCTCCCGGGAGGGCCTGGGGCCGCCAGCGCCTCCTGCAGGACAGGCTGGTCAGTGTGAGGGCTGCCCTCTGTCACCTGACTCAG GAGCGAGAGAGGGTTTGGGAAAAGTACAGTGGCCTGGAGCAGGAGCTGGGCACCTTAAGAGAGACTCTGGAGTATCTGCTGCACCTCGGTTCTCCCCAG GACAGAGTGTCTGCTCAGCAGCAGCTGTGGATGGTGGAAGACACGCTGGCAGGTCTGAGTGGCCCCCAAAAACCGCCCCCACACACCGAGCCTGACTCCCCATCTCCTGTGCTCCAGGGCGAGGAGTCCTCAGAGAGGGAG AGCCTACCTGAGTCCTTGGAACTAAGCTCCCCTCGGTCCCCTGAGACTGACTGGGGGCGGCCTCCTGGAGGTGACAAAGACCTCTCCAGCCCTCCCTTAG gtactggGTCTCCAAGGGTCTCCCAGGCTTCCAGCCCTGAGGGTCGCCACCTCCCTTCCCCACAGCTGGGAACTAAG tCCGAAGAACAGCACCCCTTACTTGCCGACTTCCGAAGGCCACCGGGAGCGAGTTCTCAGCCTCTCCCAGGCCCTGGCTACTGA
- the PLEKHA4 gene encoding pleckstrin homology domain-containing family A member 4 isoform X5 gives MEGSRPRSSLSLASSVSTISSLSSLSPKKPTRPVNKVHAFGKRGNALRRDPNLPVHIRGWLHKQDSSGLRLWKRRWFVLSGHCLFYYKDSREESVLGSVLLPSYNIRPDGPGAPRGRRFTFTAEHPGMRTYVLAADTLEDLRGWLRALGRASRAEGDDCGQPRSPARPQPGEGPGGPGGPPEVSRGEEGRISESPEVARLSRGRGRPRLVTPSPTTDLQPGLQIRRARSPDLFTPLSRPPSPLSLPRPRSAPARRPPAPSGDTVRPHTPLSRIDVRPPLDWSSQRQTLSRPPTPRRGPPSEAGGGKPPRSPQHWSQEPRTQAPSDSSTYLQLPPRPPGTQASLVLLPGPPLESTFHQSLETDTLLTKLCGQDRLLRRLQEEIDQRQEEKEQLEAALELTRQQLGQATREAGAPGRAWGRQRLLQDRLVSVRAALCHLTQERERVWEKYSGLEQELGTLRETLEYLLHLGSPQDRVSAQQQLWMVEDTLAGLSGPQKPPPHTEPDSPSPVLQGEESSERESLPESLELSSPRSPETDWGRPPGGDKDLSSPPLGTGSPRVSQASSPEGRHLPSPQLGTKPVVGHSGAQKWLRSSGSWSSPKNSTPYLPTSEGHRERVLSLSQALATEASQWHKMMTGGNLDSQGDPLPRVSLPPSDPTRQETPPPRSPLVANSGSTGFFRRGSGRGGGPARWGPTWEAGIAPPVLPQDEGAWPLRVTLLQSSF, from the exons AAGCCCACCCGGCCAGTAAACAAGGTCCATGCCTTTGGGAAGAGAGGCAATGCCCTGAGGAGGGACCCCAACCTGCCCGTGCACATCCGCGGCTGGCTTCACAAGCAG GACAGCTCGGGGCTCCGTCTCTGGAAACGCCGCTGGTTCGTCCTCTCCGGACACTGCCTCTTTTATTACAAGG ACAGCCGTGAGGAAAGCGTCCTGGGCAGCGTCCTGCTCCCCAGCTACAATATTAGGCCAGATGGGCCGGGAGCCCCCCGAGGGCGGCGCTTCACCTTCACC GCGGAGCATCCGGGCATGAGGACCTACGTTTTGGCCGCTGACACCTTAGAAGACCTGCGGGGCTGGCTACGGGCGCTGGGCCGGGCCTCCCGAGCGGAGGGGGACGACTG TGGGCAACCCAGGTCACCCGCACGTCCCCAGCCCGGGGAGGGCCCTGGCGGCCCCGGTGGTCCCCCAGAGGTGAGCAGAGGGGAAGAGGGGCGCATCTCTGAATCACCGGAGGTGGCTCGACTCTCCAGAGGTCGTGGTAGACCCAGGCTGGTCACTCCCAGCCCCAcaactgacctccagcctggacTCCAGATCCGGAGGGCGAGGAGCCCGGA TCTGTTCACCCCACTCTCTCGCCCTCCCTCACCTCTCAGTCTCCCCCGTCCCCGTTCTGCTCCTGCGCGGCGACCCCCTGCCCCCTCAGGAGACACAGTACGGCCTCACACCCCGCTGAGTCGCATCGACGTCCGGCCTCCTCTGGATTGGAGCTCCCAACGCCAGACCCTCTCCCGGCCCCCCACTCCCCGCCGAGGACCTCCctctgaggctggaggaggaaAGCCCCCCAGGAGTCCCCAGCACTGGAGTCAGGAGCCCAGAACACAG GCTCCCTCTGACTCCTCCACTTATCTCCAGCTCCCTCCGCGGCCCCCAGGGACCCAGGCCTCCCTGGTCTTATTG cCAGGTCCTCCCCTGGAGTCAACTTTCCACCAAAGCTTGGAGACAGAT ACGCTGCTGACCAAGTTGTGCGGTCAGGACCGGCTCCTTCGGAGGCTGCAGGAGGAGATAGaccagaggcaggaggagaag GAGCAGCTAGAAGCAGCCCTGGAGTTGACCCGGCAGCAGCTAGGCCAAGCCACCAGGGAGGCGGGGGCTCCCGGGAGGGCCTGGGGCCGCCAGCGCCTCCTGCAGGACAGGCTGGTCAGTGTGAGGGCTGCCCTCTGTCACCTGACTCAG GAGCGAGAGAGGGTTTGGGAAAAGTACAGTGGCCTGGAGCAGGAGCTGGGCACCTTAAGAGAGACTCTGGAGTATCTGCTGCACCTCGGTTCTCCCCAG GACAGAGTGTCTGCTCAGCAGCAGCTGTGGATGGTGGAAGACACGCTGGCAGGTCTGAGTGGCCCCCAAAAACCGCCCCCACACACCGAGCCTGACTCCCCATCTCCTGTGCTCCAGGGCGAGGAGTCCTCAGAGAGGGAG AGCCTACCTGAGTCCTTGGAACTAAGCTCCCCTCGGTCCCCTGAGACTGACTGGGGGCGGCCTCCTGGAGGTGACAAAGACCTCTCCAGCCCTCCCTTAG gtactggGTCTCCAAGGGTCTCCCAGGCTTCCAGCCCTGAGGGTCGCCACCTCCCTTCCCCACAGCTGGGAACTAAG CCTGTCGTAGGACATTCTGGAGCTCAGAAATGGCTCAGAAGCTCTGGGTCCTGGAGTAG tCCGAAGAACAGCACCCCTTACTTGCCGACTTCCGAAGGCCACCGGGAGCGAGTTCTCAGCCTCTCCCAGGCCCTGGCTACTGAGGCGTCGCAGTGGCACAAAATGATGACGG GTGGAAATTTGGACTCCCAGGGAGACCCTCTCCCACGTGTGTCGCTGCCTCCGTCGGACCCCACGCGCCAGGAGACCCCTCCCCCTAGATCTCCCCTGGTGGCTAATTCGGGTTCCACCGGGTTCTTTCGCAGAGGCAGTGGACGTGGCGGAGGCCCCGCCCGCTGGGGACCCACGTGGGAAGCCGGGATCGCCCCTCCGGTCCTGCCCCAAGACGAGGGGGCGTGGCCTTTGCGCGTCACTCTTCTGCAGTCCAGCTTTTAA